GTTTGGGTAGGTGGGACTGGTGTCTTAACTAATTTGCAATCGAGTGTCGCTCGTGGATCATTTTGGTGATCAGGTCCGAAATTTGAAGGACGACACCCGCGGGTTACTCCGCAACCTCGCTGCAAACCATACCCCCCACCGGGACCGTACCATGCCTGCCACACCCTACCGCAACTTCCCGCACCTCCTGATCGAGCACGATCCGATTACCTCGTCTAAAGACAAGGTGGAGGCCAAGACGCACAAAGTCATCCCGAAGAAGGATTTCAGCACCAAATACCTCAAGGAGATAACCACACTGCTGGACACCATCGCTTCGACAAAGGTGGGGCTGGCCCTGCTGTCGAGCCTGGAGCGAGCCGGTAAAGACGTGAAGATCCGCTTTCCCAAGCTTTTCGTCGCCACCTATATGAAGTGCGACGGGGGAGCGCCCAATACCTCCAAAACGCTGGGCAACCCGTTCCGTGAGCCGATCGGGACCCCCGATCCCCTGTCGGTGCTGCAGGAGGCGGTCCGCAAATCGGGACTCAGTGCGCGTTCGATCGCGTCGTTCATCGGCGACGCCGCCGAGTCCGGCGGCGCGGACCTCAAGATCAACAAGGATATCGTGGCGGCCTGGCTCAATGGCTCGAAGGAACTACCGAAGGAGAGCGACCGCGGTTACCGTTACCTCGTCCTGGCTCTCGAGCCCTGGCTCGACCACGGATCGGGCGCCAAGGTCACGGTCGAGTACGATCCCTGGAACGAGTTGACCGGTGAAAGCACGCGTCCGGCGCACGTGGGTTTGTTCCACGAACTCGTTCACGCCTGGTATTACGTGAGTGGTCGCCAAGTCTTCACCGACGACCACACCGAGAACGAGCGGATGATAATCGGCTTACCAGGCTTCGACATACGCGCAACCGGTCACCACCGTCTTTACACGGAAAACCGGTATCGCGACGAACTCGGCATGGGTCCACGCCTTAAGGTCAAGGCCGGCCACGACCCCCCGGACCGGCGAAAGCGCCTGAAAGGGACCCGTCCCGGGCAGGTGCGCTTCCCCTTGCATCGCCGACAGCGGATTTATAGCCTGCCGCGATGGCGGAGGCTACCGCACCGGGGAACCTGTATGGCAGAGTCGTCCTGATCATGGGCATGCACCGTAGCGGCACGTCGCTGCTGGCCCATATGCTGGCAGCGGCCGGACTGCCGTTCGGTACGAACTTGTTGAATACCCCACGCCCGGATAATCCGAACGGTTACGGCGAACATGCTGAGGTCGTGGCCATCCACGAGGAGTTGCTGGAGGCACTGGGGCGCACGTGGTACGGACCAGACGGAGCGATTGCACTGCCGGCAGACTGGCTCTCCTGGCCGGAAACGCTGGAAGCCAAAGAGAGGCTGACCGCGATCGTACGCCAGGAACTGGGCGCAAGGCGACTTTGGGCGCTGAAGGATCCGCGCCTGTGCCGCTTGTTGCCGGTATGGCTTGCATTGCTTGACGAACTCCGGTTGGAACCTGTGCCGGTACTGTGCATCCGTCATCCGGAAGCAGTCGCTGCGTCCCTCCGGGTACGGAACAAAATGCCGCATGATCACGCCGTCGCGACCTGGCTCGCGCATATGCAGGACGCACTACGCGCCTTGGATCATTTGCCGGCCTCAGTGGTGGAATTCGACAAGTTGCTGGCGGCACCGGAACCCGTACTGCGGGCGCTGCTCGAGACGCTGGACGTTGAGATTACCCCCGAAGCACTGGCCCACGCGGTTGCGCTGGCAAAGCCTGAACACCGTCACCACTTGGGGCCACAGGTACCCGCGTCCGTGTTTGGATTATCAGTTTCAATTTGCGAGCGACTCTATGCCGCGCTGTGCACCCGGTCACTGCCGATGCCGGAAGATTCAGGGAAAGCCGCGGCGCCATTACCGTTGCCGCCGGAACCGCCCGACTCAACGCGGACGGTCACCATCGTTATGTGCACGCGTGAGCGCACGCCGTTCATTCCGCGCGCTGTCCGCAGCGTGCTGGCCCAGACTCATCGATGCTGGCAGTTGGTGGTAGTCAACGACGGCGGTGCGCCCGAAAAGGTAGAACAAGCACTTGCGCCGTATCGGCGCGCAATCGGGCAGCGCTTGACCGTGCTGCACCTTGAGCGCCCGGTCGGCGTAGAGCCGGCCACGAATCAAGCCATCGCTCAGGCGCGGGGTGATGACATTGCCGTTCACGCTGACGATGACACTTGGCGCCCGCGTTTTCTGGAGGTTTGCCTGGCCGAGTTAGCGCATCCTGGGCATCAAGGCGTTGTCACGGCTTCAATGCTCGTGCACGAGCGTACCAACCAGGGCATATTGATCGAACTCACCCGTGAACAGTTCAGGCCGGGAATGACGGTCATCAGCCTGCCTGACATGCTGACGGAAAACCAGTTCCCGCCGATTGCGTTCGTTTACACGCGGCGGGCGTGGGAAGAAGTCGGGCCGTACCGAACAGACCTCCCGGTGCTTGGCGCCTGGGAGTTTAACCTTCGCTTCCTGGCTCGTTACCCGATCAGCTTTATCAACGAACCGCTCGCCTGTCGACATCTGAGGCCGGCGGACGACCCGTACGCGAACCCCGGCCAAACCCTTTATCCCAGCATCACGGGACAGTTGCGAGACCAGATGTTACGGGTAGGCGGTGCCGTGGCGACGGCCGTGCTTACCGGTCTCGGGCCGCTGGCGCAGAAGCTGACGCGCACCGCGGCAGCCGGCATCACCGCGCGCGTGGACGAGGTGCTCCGGCATACCGACGCAGGGCCGCTTCCGGTTACCCCGCCGGCCAACTCTCGCACGACCACCCTTCCCATTCGTTTGCGCCTCACGCCGGCCGGATGGTCTCAGGTGTTGGACAAAGGCGGACGGCAGGAGTACGCCGCGTATGTCAGCACCGGGCCGGACCCGCAGTTGCTCTACGCGCTTCCCGGTGAGCCGCTGCCGTCCGGCACCTACTATGCGTCGGTCCAACTAACGGTGCCGTCGGGAAGCGGGCCCGTGGAGTTGTTCTTTTCGCCCGGACCGGAGCATGCACCGGAACGAAGCATCATTTTGAAAACGGACGGACGGGGTGCGTATACCGGGGTGTTCACGGCGGATGAGCCGCTGCGTCACTTCCGTCTGGATCCGATGTGTCGTCCCGGTTGCTTTACGGTGAGTCCGTTAGTTCTGTATAACCAGGTTCCCGCCCCTGACGTGGGCCGGTTTCCGGATTTCTTATGCATCGGCGCGCAACGAAGCGGCACGACCTGGCTGCACCGCAATCTTGGGATGCATCCCGAGCTATTTCTGCCGCCGTGCAAGGAGCTGCATTTTTTCGATGACCTCGCCGGCATGGGGTGCGAGCGCTGGGTGCGGCACCGGTTGCACTTCCTTGCCGAGGCTCAGGCGAGCATGCTCGCAGATCCGGCTGATCGCGGATCAGCCGCGTGGCGACGGCTGGAATGGGCCGGACGGTTTGCGACCTCCCGGCGCGTTGATGCCACCTGGTACGCTTCCCTGTTCGAAGAGGCACCTTGCGGCGTTATGGCCGGCGAGATCACGCCGGCGTATGCAGTGCTTCCCGAACGGGCCGTGGCGCAGGCGACTTGGCTGATCCCTGGCCTGCGCGTAATTTTTCTAATGCGCGACCCGATCGCGCGTGCCTTGTCCGGTGCGCTCCACGAATTAACCACCGCCACGGGAAAAACCACGACTCCGGCCATCGTCGAATTCGAGCGCGAACTGGATACCGAACGATGCCGGCAGCGCTCGGCCTATCGGGACACCATCGAACGGTGGGAGCGTCATTTGGCGCCCGGCTCGCTTGGCTGTTTTCTGTTTGATGACCTGCTCGGCAACCCCAGTGGCCTGTTGCGCCGAATCTGCGACTTCCTCGGGGTGAGCTTCAACCCGGCGATGTTTCCGGAGCCTGCAGCGCCGGCTAATGCCAACCCGACGGCGCCGCCGCAACTTCCTCCGGCCCTGCTGCGCCGCCTTGCGGAGCGGCACCTTGACGATCTTGCCTGGCTTGCCGGCCGGTTCGGGGGTGCTACGCTGGCTTGGCACGAGCGTGCCGAACGCCTGCGGGCCGGCTACGCATGCTCGAGTTAGACTGCCATGAAGGCCGGCATGCGATTGAAGGTGTACGTTGCGGCGCAGAGGTGGTGGCAATCGATCGGAGCGAGGCGAACTTTGCAAGGGCACGTTCTGCCGCTGACATCCTCGGGATCGATTCAGCAGAGTGGCGAAAGGACGAGGTACGACGAATTGATCCGGAGCAGTTGGGCCGGTTTGATGCCGTGTCCTGCTCCGGAATCGTGGGTCATTTGACGGCGGGAGAAGTCTCCCGGGTAGAATACGTTGTCCGAATGATGGTAGACGCTTTCCGGGCTGAACTGCGGGGCACAAAAGTTAGCTCGACCGTCTACACCCATTCTCAGGATGGTTGAGCGGTTTTTTTGCCCCGGGGGGGCAGCCGGCTACTTTGCCCCGGAGGAGCAAAGGCGGCTGAACCAACTCGCAGACCGGTGTGATAGGCTATTCGTCAAAGCCGTTGCCGTTGACCAGCGCACGGGTCGAGCAGCGGCCATCACCTTCGCAACTGACCCCCCAGGGTCCTTTCCGGAGATGTCTGACGTGCTGCCACGATAATGCTTGCTTCAGCCGGCAAGACAGAGCCATAGTGCGGGACCCAAGGAGCAGATCTGTATTTTTTTGAGTTGATCATCAAAGGGAATCGGAATCGGATTTGAGGCGCGTTGACCGCGCAGCCTCAGGTATTTATCGATCATGGCCGTCGGAGGTTATTTGCATAGTCTTAAGCGACTCTCTGTAAGAAGCGCCTTTGACTCTCTGAAACGGTTAGTAACCGGTATTCCTTCGGGCACCAACGACTTATCCGACCCGGGTCATTCGCGGTTTGTATACCCGGCAGCGGTTAACGCCTTGTATAAAGCCGCCTTCGGCCGGTTCGCGGATGAGGGAGGCCTTTCTGCAAACGTTAGCCGGCTCCAGGCCGGAACGGCCCTCGAGGCGATCGCGGAAGACCTGACGCGCTCCGCTGAGTTTCAGACGCGCCACGGCTCGGGCCAACAGGTCGATGGCCAATACCTCACCGCCTTGTATCGTGACGGGCTTGGCCGCGAGCCCGATCCGCAAGGGTTTGCGCACTGGTTAGCCGAGGGCGAAAAGGGTGCAACTCGGGCGAAGGTCCTTGCGACGCTGGCCGGCTCCGACGAAGCCTTGCACAAGGCGTTCAGCGTCCTACCCGGCTCGGCGAACCATCTCGAGAACCCCGAGCATGTCCGGTTAGTAAACTCCCTCTACAAGGCCGCCTTTGGCCGGTTGGCGGATGAGGCGGGCCTTTCCGCAAACGTCAGACGGCTCCGGACCGGAACGGCCCTTGAGGCGATCGCGGAAGACCTGACGCGCTCCGCTGAGTTTCAGACGCGCCACGGCTCGGGCCAACAGGTCGATGGCCAATACCTCACGGCCTTGTATCGTGACGGGCTTGGCCGCGAGCCCGATCCGCAAGGGTTTGCCCATTGGTTAGCCAAGGGCGAAAACGGTGCAACTCGGGCAAAGGTGCTCGCGGATTTCGCCGGATCTGACGAGGCTTTGGCCAACGCGTTGCAAACGCTACCGGATCGGGTACCGGAATCACAGCATCAGGACCACGCGCAGCTGGTAAATTCGCTGTATCAAGCCGCCTTAGGCCGGTTTGCGGACGGAGCCGAATTCGCCGGCGAGGTTGAAAGACTCCGTTCGGGAACGCCCCTGGAAAAATTAGCTGAGAACCTGGTGGACTCGGATGAATTCAAGGCACGACACGGAGCACGCCTGAGCGTCGATCTTGGCTATATTTCCGGTTTGTACCGGGCTGTATTCCGGCGCAAGCCAGAACTGGAACGTCTGGCTTTTTGGTTGGCTGCCGGCGACAAAGGGGCGACGCGGGCGCAGATCCTGGTTGCCATCGCAGGGTCCGAAAACGGTTCGAAGGGCTTTGCTCAACCCAAACTGGACCCGACCGAATCTTACCAGCACTGGATTCGCGAGTATGACACGATTAGCAATACAGACCGGTCCGTAATCCGCACGCAGATCGCCACCTTACCTTACCGCCCCGTCATTTCGGTAATTCTGTCGCTCGCGAAAACGTCGGCGGCGGCCTTGGATGGATCGATCAAGTCCGTATCGACGCAGCTTTATCCCAATTGGGAGTTGTGCATGGCCCTCGATCGAGAAACCGGGCCGTTGGTGGAAACCGTCTTCGGCGCCTGGATGCCGGTTGATCCGCGCGTTCGATCGATACGCTCGGATTCATTCGCCGGAACGGCAGGCGCGGTTAATGCCGCCCTGGAACTGGCGACAGGTGAATTCGTCACTTTTCTGCACGCTGGTGATCGCCTTGCGGAACATGCCTTGTACGAAGTTGCGCTTGCTCTCGGCGAGCGTGGGCAGACGGATGTTCTTTACAGCGACCGGGATCACCTCGCGCCTGACGGGCGCCGCAGCGATCCGTGGTTCAAACCCGGCTGGGATCCGGACCTGCTGCTCGCTCAGGATTATATCAGCAATCTCGCCGTTTACCGCCGCGATCTGGTGGCGTCGATCGGCTTTCTGCGACCCAGGTTCGAAGGGGCCGAGTTCCATGATCTAGCCCTGCGTGCAACGGCGGAAACTGACCCCGGCCGTATCACTCACGTGCCAACGGTCCTTTACCATGCCCATCGTACCGAGGCGACAAGCCATCCAGAAGCCGCAGCCGAAAGCCTCCGCGCCGTCTGCGCCTCTCGGCGGGCAGTCCGTGATCATCTGAACGTGCGTGGTTACGGGGCCGCGCTTGTCCGGCCGGCGCCGCAGATGCCGCACGCGACGCGCGTCGTGTGGCCGGTTCCTGCGCCTGAGCCGTTGGTCTCCGTAATCATCCCGACCCGCGATCGGGCGGATTTGCTGGCCGCGTGTATCGACGGCGTTCTACACCGGACCGACTATCGTAATCTTGAAGTGCTGATCGTCGACAATGAAAGCGTCGATCCGGCTGCGCTCGCTCTGATTGATCGTCTCTCCGGTGAGTACCCCGCGATCAAGATCCTGCGTCTCCCTGGACCTTTCAATTATTCTGCCCTGAATAACGCCGCGGCCAGAGAGGCTAAAGGCGAAATTCTCCTCCTGCTCAATAATGACGTGACGGTAATTGCAGCCGGCTGGCTGCGTGAAATGGTTGCAAACGCGCTCCGGCCGGATGTAGGGGTCGTTGGGGCGAAGCTGCTTTATGCGGATGGCCGGGTGCAACACGGCGGCGTCGTCATGGGCCCGGAGGGCTGGATCACGCACGTGCACCGGCAAGCCGAGTGCAATGGGCCGGGCTATTTTGGTCAACTTGCCTTATTGCGCACGCTTTCGGCCGTTACCGGAGCGTGCGTTGCCGTTCGGCGCTCGGTGTTTTTGGAAGTCGGCGGCTTGGACGAGGTCAACCTTCCGGTCTCCTTCAATGACATCGATTTTTGCCTGCGGGTTGGAGACTATGGTTACCGTGTAGTCTGGACGCCCGCGGCTGAACTGTTCCACCTGGAATCGGCATCCCGTGGTCAAGAGAATACCGATCCCAGCAAACGGGTCCGGCTTCTGCTTGAATACCAGTACATGCGCCAAACCTGGGGCACCCTCCTTGAGTCCGCAGATCCGTTCCATAATCCGAACCTTCTGTTTGCGTCGGAGTATTTCGAGGTACCATCGTCACCGCGCCGGGAAAGACCGTGGTACCGCTTCTTCGAGGAAGTCCATGCACTTAATCGCCGGCTTACCCCGGCTGAGGCTCCGTACCGGGTAGGTGCGCCTGAATAATGGACCGCGAATCGATTACGCAATGAACAAAGGCCCCACGGATCACGTAAAGACAGAACGGCTAAACTACCTTTGGACACCAGATCTTGACCCCTTGTTTTGGGGTGTGACGCGGACTGGGGTCGTAAGTGCCTGGTATGGACATATTCCGTTCGCTCACTGGATCGTTGGGGCCCTCAGGCCGCGTCTGCTGGTCGAACTCGGCACCCGCCATGGGGTGTCGTATTCGGCGTGGTGTGAGGCGGTAGTACGCCACCGATTGGAAACCCGGTGTTTTGCCGTGGATACCTGGCAGGGCGATGGTCAGTCGGATGATAAGGGCGAAAATGTTTACCGGGATTTACGTCGTTTCCATGACCCCCGGTATGGCGCCTTCTCGGAACTTCTCCGCTGCAGCTTCGACGAAGCGCTCCCTTTTGTCGGCGATGGCTCAGTCGACCTTTTGCACATTGATGGTTCTGCAGCTTATGACGCCGCGCGGCACGATTTTGACCGTTGGTCTCCAAAATTGTCGGACCAGGCCGTGGTTCTGATCCACGGCACGAACCGGCGCGCGCATGCATCTGAGGTCTGGCGCCTCTGGGGGGAGCTGCGCGGGCGGTTCCCCTCATTCGAATTCCTGCATGGGCATGGCTTGGGTATCCTCGCCACCGGAGGATCACCCGCTCCAGAATTGCTTGAGTTATGTTCTTTGCGTGACGCTGCGAAGGTGCATGCGCTGCGTCAGCGGTTTTCATTCTTGGGTGAACGGTGTTTGCTGCTGGCACAACCCCCGCCTCAGGAACAAGCGGACACCGCCGGATGCCAGGCACGTCTACGAGCCCTCGAACGCGAACTGGCGAGCCGTGAGACCCGCATAAAGATACTTGAGGACGAGGCGGCAACGCGTGAGGGACGCTTAGCCGCGATACAAGCTGAATCGGCGAGCCGGGCCGCTGCTGAAAGGGAGTTGCGGGCACGCGCGGTCGAACGCACCGTCCGGGCGCGTGCCGACCTCGCGAAGGCGAACGCGGGCGTCGTGCAAACACCCGCGCTGGCCGGGGCGGCTGGAAGCATGCGGGCCCGGGTGCGGGTCTTCTACATTTCCGGGGAGCCCGATACGCCGGGTAACTTTTACCGCGTGATGTACCACACCGCCGCGATGAAGGCAGCCGGTGCAGAGGTATCCTGGATCCGCGTGGATGGGTTGCCGGAACGCGCGGCACACATGGCTGGAACCGACCTCCTCGTCATCTGGCGCGCGCCCTGGGAGCCGCGACTCGCTTCTACGGTTGAAGCCGCGCGCAAAGCGGGTGCAAGGGTGATTTTTGATGTCGATGACTTAATGATCGATCCTTCTCTGGCTCGTCTTGACGTGATCGACGGCATCCGTACCCAAAGTCTGACGGAGCAGCAGCTGCAAGGGCATTACGCGCGGCTCCAGTCGACCATGATGGCAGCCGACTATTGTATCGCTCCAACCGAGGAACTGGCATCGCACCTTCGTCGCTTCGAACGTCCTACGCTGGTCCTACCTAACGGGTTCGACACTGAGACTTACCTGGCTTCCCGCCTTGCCGTGCGTCGCCGGCGCGCGGAGCGAGCAGACGGCCTGGTGCGGGTAGGTTACGCCGCAGGCTCACGTACTCACCAACGGGATTTTGCCGTTATGGCGGGAGCGATGGCACGATTGTTGCACGACCGGCCGCACTGCCGGTTAGTGTTATTCCGGACCATAGTTGACCTCGACGAATTCCCTGCCTTCCAGGGCTTGGCATCCCGGATTGAGTGGCGTGACCTTGTGCCTTTGCGCCGGCTTCCGGACGAGATTGCGCGGTTCGACGTTAATATCGCGCCACTGGTAGTGGGTAACGTGTATTGTGAAGCCAAAAGCGAGCTGAAGTTCTTCGAGGCTGCACTCGCTGATGTGCCCACGATTGCCTCGCCGGTCGGTCCGTACCGCCGCGCGATTCAGGACGGCATGACCGGTTTTCTCGCGGATGGTCCGGAAAGCTGGTATCGTACCTTGATTCGACTGGTGGATGACCCGACCCTGCGGCGCAGGATTGCTCGCTCCGCCCATCACGCCGTGCTCTGGCGGTACGGACCATTGAAACGAGCGAACGCAATGCTTTCGGCCCTGCCTTTGTTGTGCGGCGATAGCCCGAGTGCGACCCGCGCCTTTGCATTTGAACTGCATTGCCCACCGCCCCGAAAGGTGCCGGGTATTCAAATTCCCGCTTCCGAGGTCGCGTTTGAGTCTGACCGGCTTGGTAGAGCGGAAGTAACGGTCGTGGTTCCCCTGCACAACTATGCGCATTATGTGGAAGAAGCATTGGACTCAGTGCGAGAGCAGACCTTAGCCGCTCTTGACCTGGTGGTGGTAGACGACGCTTCCACCGACCGGTCGCTTGCCACCGCGGTCGACTGGGCGCAGCGACATGCAGCGCGCTTTAACCGCGTAGCCGTACTCCACAATCATGCCAACGCCGGGCTGGGACCCACCCGAAACGCCGGGATCGATGCGGCCGACACACCTTTCGTTTTCCTGCTGGACGCAGATAACCGGCTGCTGCCACCCTGTTGCGCCGTCTGCCTGTCGGCGATCCGCGCCGGGAACGCC
The window above is part of the Verrucomicrobiota bacterium genome. Proteins encoded here:
- a CDS encoding glycosyltransferase; translated protein: MNKGPTDHVKTERLNYLWTPDLDPLFWGVTRTGVVSAWYGHIPFAHWIVGALRPRLLVELGTRHGVSYSAWCEAVVRHRLETRCFAVDTWQGDGQSDDKGENVYRDLRRFHDPRYGAFSELLRCSFDEALPFVGDGSVDLLHIDGSAAYDAARHDFDRWSPKLSDQAVVLIHGTNRRAHASEVWRLWGELRGRFPSFEFLHGHGLGILATGGSPAPELLELCSLRDAAKVHALRQRFSFLGERCLLLAQPPPQEQADTAGCQARLRALERELASRETRIKILEDEAATREGRLAAIQAESASRAAAERELRARAVERTVRARADLAKANAGVVQTPALAGAAGSMRARVRVFYISGEPDTPGNFYRVMYHTAAMKAAGAEVSWIRVDGLPERAAHMAGTDLLVIWRAPWEPRLASTVEAARKAGARVIFDVDDLMIDPSLARLDVIDGIRTQSLTEQQLQGHYARLQSTMMAADYCIAPTEELASHLRRFERPTLVLPNGFDTETYLASRLAVRRRRAERADGLVRVGYAAGSRTHQRDFAVMAGAMARLLHDRPHCRLVLFRTIVDLDEFPAFQGLASRIEWRDLVPLRRLPDEIARFDVNIAPLVVGNVYCEAKSELKFFEAALADVPTIASPVGPYRRAIQDGMTGFLADGPESWYRTLIRLVDDPTLRRRIARSAHHAVLWRYGPLKRANAMLSALPLLCGDSPSATRAFAFELHCPPPRKVPGIQIPASEVAFESDRLGRAEVTVVVPLHNYAHYVEEALDSVREQTLAALDLVVVDDASTDRSLATAVDWAQRHAARFNRVAVLHNHANAGLGPTRNAGIDAADTPFVFLLDADNRLLPPCCAVCLSAIRAGNAAYAYPQIRKFSGGSGVLGNHRFEPARFIGGNYIDAMALVSKEAWAAVEGYADLRIGWEDFDFWCRLVERGLFGCPAGEVPLAEYRVHGNSMLSTITMRNASRVISLLEERHPWLNIVFPQRTTEPDFEPGTATSSRLDRLLPALRCPETGERLVLGPDGVLHTNNGRRTWPLIAGRPNLFPGLAAPEMLADSHVSNPLPENALTLIQDAHGGLVLNLSAGATHKRFENVVEAEAAVFRHTDILADAHNLPFVDNAFEAVIVMNAFEHYRDPKRVVQELLRVLRPGGKVLIHTAFLQPLHEAPCHFYNCTRYGLEKWFEDFETLALHVPDNFHPGYSIAWLAAECESALRRNVSAATADEFKNLPMHRVIAFWCGDVKTRSTDELWSALAQLPQAAQESIAAGFEYFGRKPLS
- a CDS encoding class I SAM-dependent methyltransferase; protein product: MLELDCHEGRHAIEGVRCGAEVVAIDRSEANFARARSAADILGIDSAEWRKDEVRRIDPEQLGRFDAVSCSGIVGHLTAGEVSRVEYVVRMMVDAFRAELRGTKVSSTVYTHSQDG
- a CDS encoding sulfotransferase, producing MAEATAPGNLYGRVVLIMGMHRSGTSLLAHMLAAAGLPFGTNLLNTPRPDNPNGYGEHAEVVAIHEELLEALGRTWYGPDGAIALPADWLSWPETLEAKERLTAIVRQELGARRLWALKDPRLCRLLPVWLALLDELRLEPVPVLCIRHPEAVAASLRVRNKMPHDHAVATWLAHMQDALRALDHLPASVVEFDKLLAAPEPVLRALLETLDVEITPEALAHAVALAKPEHRHHLGPQVPASVFGLSVSICERLYAALCTRSLPMPEDSGKAAAPLPLPPEPPDSTRTVTIVMCTRERTPFIPRAVRSVLAQTHRCWQLVVVNDGGAPEKVEQALAPYRRAIGQRLTVLHLERPVGVEPATNQAIAQARGDDIAVHADDDTWRPRFLEVCLAELAHPGHQGVVTASMLVHERTNQGILIELTREQFRPGMTVISLPDMLTENQFPPIAFVYTRRAWEEVGPYRTDLPVLGAWEFNLRFLARYPISFINEPLACRHLRPADDPYANPGQTLYPSITGQLRDQMLRVGGAVATAVLTGLGPLAQKLTRTAAAGITARVDEVLRHTDAGPLPVTPPANSRTTTLPIRLRLTPAGWSQVLDKGGRQEYAAYVSTGPDPQLLYALPGEPLPSGTYYASVQLTVPSGSGPVELFFSPGPEHAPERSIILKTDGRGAYTGVFTADEPLRHFRLDPMCRPGCFTVSPLVLYNQVPAPDVGRFPDFLCIGAQRSGTTWLHRNLGMHPELFLPPCKELHFFDDLAGMGCERWVRHRLHFLAEAQASMLADPADRGSAAWRRLEWAGRFATSRRVDATWYASLFEEAPCGVMAGEITPAYAVLPERAVAQATWLIPGLRVIFLMRDPIARALSGALHELTTATGKTTTPAIVEFERELDTERCRQRSAYRDTIERWERHLAPGSLGCFLFDDLLGNPSGLLRRICDFLGVSFNPAMFPEPAAPANANPTAPPQLPPALLRRLAERHLDDLAWLAGRFGGATLAWHERAERLRAGYACSS
- a CDS encoding DUF4214 domain-containing protein, giving the protein MAVGGYLHSLKRLSVRSAFDSLKRLVTGIPSGTNDLSDPGHSRFVYPAAVNALYKAAFGRFADEGGLSANVSRLQAGTALEAIAEDLTRSAEFQTRHGSGQQVDGQYLTALYRDGLGREPDPQGFAHWLAEGEKGATRAKVLATLAGSDEALHKAFSVLPGSANHLENPEHVRLVNSLYKAAFGRLADEAGLSANVRRLRTGTALEAIAEDLTRSAEFQTRHGSGQQVDGQYLTALYRDGLGREPDPQGFAHWLAKGENGATRAKVLADFAGSDEALANALQTLPDRVPESQHQDHAQLVNSLYQAALGRFADGAEFAGEVERLRSGTPLEKLAENLVDSDEFKARHGARLSVDLGYISGLYRAVFRRKPELERLAFWLAAGDKGATRAQILVAIAGSENGSKGFAQPKLDPTESYQHWIREYDTISNTDRSVIRTQIATLPYRPVISVILSLAKTSAAALDGSIKSVSTQLYPNWELCMALDRETGPLVETVFGAWMPVDPRVRSIRSDSFAGTAGAVNAALELATGEFVTFLHAGDRLAEHALYEVALALGERGQTDVLYSDRDHLAPDGRRSDPWFKPGWDPDLLLAQDYISNLAVYRRDLVASIGFLRPRFEGAEFHDLALRATAETDPGRITHVPTVLYHAHRTEATSHPEAAAESLRAVCASRRAVRDHLNVRGYGAALVRPAPQMPHATRVVWPVPAPEPLVSVIIPTRDRADLLAACIDGVLHRTDYRNLEVLIVDNESVDPAALALIDRLSGEYPAIKILRLPGPFNYSALNNAAAREAKGEILLLLNNDVTVIAAGWLREMVANALRPDVGVVGAKLLYADGRVQHGGVVMGPEGWITHVHRQAECNGPGYFGQLALLRTLSAVTGACVAVRRSVFLEVGGLDEVNLPVSFNDIDFCLRVGDYGYRVVWTPAAELFHLESASRGQENTDPSKRVRLLLEYQYMRQTWGTLLESADPFHNPNLLFASEYFEVPSSPRRERPWYRFFEEVHALNRRLTPAEAPYRVGAPE